The following proteins are co-located in the Paludibaculum fermentans genome:
- a CDS encoding ABC transporter permease produces the protein MNWVLELLRRLRFRFQRSRFDQDLAEEMRLHQDLRAQELQGDGVAASEARLAARRKFGNEARIGEDSREAWSWIFLDRLQQDLRYGLRALASNPGFTITAVLSLALGIGANTAIFSIINAMMLRTLPVEDPQALVQLKMGGGGDDELNTPLWEQLRDHQQSFSGTLAYASERLSLGTPSDGRFAQGLWVSGDFFRVLGVPAMQGRAFTTDDDRWGGGTQGPVAVVSYRFARSHFAEGQQVVGQTIQLNRKPFVIVGVTPPWFTGLDLEQSYDVAIPIGCQPVFRAGATTEDEIHHWWLRIIGRVPAGRTLKEADERLQAITPDILKATTPPEQSARDQAEYRKAAFELRPAGLGFSATRTQYRTALYVLMGTVGLVLLIACANIANLLLARAAARQRELSVRIAIGASRLRIIRQLMTESLLLALMGAGGGFLFSLWGSRALIRMLSTSARVVDLDTSPDLRLLAFTIAVAGLTAVIFGLAPAIRGTRLGVHTALKEQDRGTLRGTQRMALGKALVAGQVALSLVLLAGAGMFVVSLRNLLNVDAGFDRNNVLLVGLNLQEAVPQARRAALYQEVLQRLESTPGVASVASSLFQPIGSSGWAQGVEPEGFTPKSRRDSLLFLNRVSPGFFRTFGTALLAGREFNERDTLTAPLGLIINETSARQFFGTTNAVGRTIRMNKPGSRTEKDSYEVVGVVKDTKYNRMDEAPRRIGYLALWQDPEPGTSIRLAIRSGSSIETLVPAVRAAILGVQRDAALEFSSFEARVNDSLLQPRLVAVLSSIFGALALLLAVVGLYGVTAYSVARRRGEIGIRIALGAQRGSVVWLVLRDVGALLLAGLLAGTLISLGAGKLVGTLLYGLKPGDPLVLSSAAILLCTVTALAAYVPARRAARIDPMTALREE, from the coding sequence ATGAACTGGGTGCTTGAACTGCTGCGCCGTCTTCGTTTTCGATTCCAGCGTTCGCGCTTCGACCAGGACCTGGCCGAAGAGATGCGGCTGCACCAGGATCTGCGGGCGCAGGAGCTCCAAGGCGATGGAGTGGCGGCATCCGAGGCTCGTCTGGCCGCGCGCAGGAAGTTCGGCAACGAGGCCAGGATCGGCGAGGATAGCCGCGAAGCCTGGAGTTGGATCTTCCTTGACCGCCTGCAGCAGGACCTGCGCTACGGCCTGCGGGCGTTGGCCTCGAATCCAGGCTTCACCATTACCGCCGTGCTTTCGCTTGCCCTGGGCATTGGTGCGAACACGGCCATCTTCAGCATCATCAATGCGATGATGCTGCGGACGCTGCCGGTGGAGGACCCGCAGGCATTGGTCCAGCTCAAAATGGGTGGCGGTGGTGACGACGAACTGAACACCCCGCTGTGGGAGCAGCTCCGCGACCACCAGCAATCGTTCTCCGGCACGCTCGCCTACGCCTCGGAGCGCCTGTCGCTCGGCACCCCCTCGGATGGCCGCTTCGCCCAGGGCCTCTGGGTCAGCGGAGACTTCTTCCGCGTCCTCGGCGTGCCGGCCATGCAGGGCCGGGCCTTCACGACCGATGACGATCGCTGGGGTGGCGGGACACAAGGGCCGGTCGCCGTCGTCAGCTACCGTTTCGCCCGGTCGCACTTTGCCGAGGGCCAACAGGTGGTCGGACAGACGATTCAACTCAACCGCAAGCCTTTCGTGATTGTCGGGGTCACTCCGCCGTGGTTCACCGGGCTCGACCTGGAGCAGTCCTACGACGTCGCCATCCCCATCGGCTGCCAGCCTGTCTTTCGAGCCGGCGCCACTACAGAGGATGAAATCCATCACTGGTGGCTGCGCATTATCGGCCGCGTGCCCGCCGGCCGTACTCTCAAGGAAGCAGACGAGCGCCTGCAGGCGATCACGCCGGACATCCTGAAGGCCACCACGCCGCCGGAGCAGAGCGCCCGCGACCAGGCCGAGTATCGCAAGGCCGCCTTTGAACTGCGGCCCGCCGGCCTGGGCTTTTCGGCCACGCGGACTCAATACCGCACCGCGCTTTATGTCCTGATGGGCACGGTGGGCCTGGTGCTCCTCATCGCCTGCGCCAATATCGCGAATCTTCTGCTGGCCCGGGCGGCGGCCCGCCAGCGGGAACTCTCCGTCCGCATCGCCATTGGCGCCAGCCGCCTGCGCATCATCCGGCAGTTGATGACGGAGAGTCTGCTGCTGGCGCTGATGGGCGCTGGCGGGGGATTCCTGTTCTCGCTTTGGGGCAGCCGAGCCCTGATCCGCATGCTCTCCACCTCCGCCCGGGTGGTGGATCTCGACACCTCGCCCGACCTGCGGCTGCTGGCGTTCACCATTGCCGTGGCTGGCCTCACCGCTGTCATCTTCGGCCTGGCGCCTGCCATCCGCGGCACGCGCCTGGGTGTCCACACGGCCCTGAAAGAGCAGGATCGCGGAACACTGCGCGGCACGCAGCGCATGGCCCTGGGCAAAGCCCTGGTGGCCGGCCAGGTGGCCCTCTCCCTGGTACTGTTGGCCGGCGCCGGGATGTTTGTCGTGTCGCTGCGCAATCTGCTCAACGTGGACGCCGGCTTCGACCGGAACAACGTCCTCCTCGTCGGTCTCAACCTGCAGGAAGCCGTGCCGCAGGCGCGGCGCGCGGCGCTCTACCAGGAGGTGCTCCAACGGCTGGAATCCACGCCGGGTGTCGCATCGGTGGCCAGTTCCCTGTTCCAGCCCATCGGCAGCTCGGGTTGGGCGCAAGGGGTCGAGCCGGAGGGCTTTACCCCCAAGTCCCGCCGCGATAGCCTGCTCTTTCTCAACCGCGTCTCGCCTGGCTTTTTCCGGACCTTCGGAACGGCGCTGCTGGCGGGCCGCGAGTTCAACGAACGCGATACCCTCACCGCGCCGCTGGGGTTGATCATCAACGAAACGTCCGCCCGGCAGTTCTTCGGGACCACCAACGCCGTGGGCCGCACCATCCGCATGAACAAGCCTGGCAGCCGCACGGAGAAGGACAGCTACGAAGTCGTTGGCGTCGTCAAGGACACAAAGTACAACCGCATGGACGAGGCTCCGCGCCGCATTGGCTATCTGGCTCTGTGGCAGGATCCCGAACCGGGCACCTCCATTCGACTGGCCATTCGCTCCGGCAGTTCGATAGAGACCCTCGTGCCCGCGGTGCGGGCCGCGATCCTGGGCGTGCAGCGTGACGCCGCGCTGGAGTTCAGCAGTTTCGAGGCCCGCGTGAACGACTCGCTGCTGCAGCCGCGGCTGGTCGCCGTGCTCTCTTCGATCTTCGGAGCCCTGGCGCTCCTGTTGGCCGTGGTGGGCCTATACGGCGTCACGGCCTACTCCGTCGCCCGGCGGCGCGGCGAGATCGGGATCCGGATCGCCCTGGGCGCGCAGCGCGGGTCCGTCGTCTGGCTGGTGCTGCGCGATGTCGGCGCCCTTCTGCTCGCGGGCCTGCTGGCAGGGACACTCATCTCACTCGGAGCTGGGAAACTGGTGGGGACGCTTCTGTACGGCCTGAAACCCGGCGATCCACTCGTTCTCAGCAGTGCAGCGATTCTGCTTTGTACCGTCACTGCGCTCGCCGCCTACGTGCCCGCGCGCCGCGCCGCCCGCATCGATCCGATGACCGCTTTGCGGGAGGAATAG
- a CDS encoding DUF2752 domain-containing protein, whose protein sequence is MTKSAPMATRWRMAPLVTGVVLLLHLAVLRLFCRAGADWVTVFGRDPGLACAFRAHTGHPCPGCGLTRAVILSVCGQWAQAFSLNPLGPWLVLGMLLFGLSLVWLGLTPNGRGQVERVLRVGGAAYAAVACVFWIGGWLWRLA, encoded by the coding sequence ATGACCAAGTCTGCGCCCATGGCCACCCGCTGGCGGATGGCTCCCCTGGTGACAGGTGTAGTACTGCTGCTGCATCTGGCGGTGCTGCGCCTGTTCTGCCGCGCGGGCGCCGACTGGGTCACCGTGTTTGGCAGGGATCCGGGATTGGCCTGCGCTTTCCGCGCGCATACCGGGCATCCCTGTCCGGGCTGCGGTCTGACTCGGGCGGTAATCCTGTCGGTGTGCGGCCAGTGGGCGCAGGCGTTTTCTCTGAATCCGCTGGGGCCATGGCTGGTGCTGGGGATGCTGTTGTTCGGACTGTCGCTGGTCTGGCTGGGACTCACGCCCAATGGGCGCGGCCAGGTGGAACGGGTATTGCGCGTGGGCGGCGCTGCCTATGCGGCGGTGGCATGCGTGTTTTGGATCGGCGGCTGGCTCTGGCGGCTCGCCTGA
- a CDS encoding RDD family protein, which yields MPITGPAGMECAPWATRVIGYIIDSLMVMVVVFALYAVAGIIFGASFGLGRMVGSDGISGLGGLGCCCTLSIFPVSFLIVGVYNRVILVSQRGYSIGQGVVKIKVVDSNGQLLSQQTAGIRLLAQVGLGFIPLLGLIDLLWPLWDPAKQTLHDKAVGSFVVMNQ from the coding sequence GTGCCCATCACGGGCCCGGCCGGCATGGAGTGTGCGCCCTGGGCCACGCGCGTCATCGGCTACATCATCGACAGCCTCATGGTGATGGTTGTTGTGTTTGCACTATACGCAGTCGCCGGCATTATTTTCGGAGCGAGCTTCGGATTGGGACGCATGGTCGGCTCGGATGGGATCTCCGGACTTGGCGGACTCGGCTGCTGCTGCACGTTGAGCATCTTCCCCGTCTCGTTCCTGATCGTCGGCGTGTATAACCGGGTGATCCTCGTCAGCCAGCGCGGCTACTCGATCGGCCAGGGCGTGGTGAAAATCAAAGTCGTGGATTCCAACGGGCAACTGCTGTCGCAACAGACGGCGGGCATCCGGCTTCTGGCCCAGGTGGGCCTGGGTTTCATCCCGCTGTTGGGCCTCATCGACCTGCTGTGGCCGTTGTGGGATCCGGCCAAGCAGACGCTGCACGATAAGGCAGTCGGCAGCTTCGTGGTGATGAATCAGTAA
- a CDS encoding SDR family NAD(P)-dependent oxidoreductase: MQLSDKLAVITGASSGLGEVFARKLAQRGYSLLLVARRASRLEETRQSIQASTKVAIECFPCDLASTADTERLALHLEQRPVELLVNNAGFGTMGRFVETDYSRQVDMVHVHVLATMRLTKAVLPGMMQRGHGGIINVASVAGFWRSAGNVSYCATKGWMNDFTEGVRLELDVAGSAVKIQALCPGFTYTEFHDTAGINRAAIPKLLWMPADYVVEESLKGLESGKLFVIPNWKYRLGAAFGELLPWPWRLKLERASPHKRDVPR; this comes from the coding sequence ATGCAACTTTCGGACAAGTTGGCGGTGATTACGGGCGCGTCCAGCGGCCTGGGCGAGGTGTTCGCCCGCAAGCTGGCGCAAAGGGGCTACAGTCTGTTGCTGGTGGCGCGCCGGGCAAGCAGGCTGGAGGAGACCCGGCAAAGCATCCAGGCGTCCACAAAGGTGGCGATTGAGTGCTTTCCCTGCGACCTGGCGTCGACCGCCGACACGGAGCGGCTGGCGCTCCACCTGGAGCAACGGCCGGTGGAACTTCTGGTGAACAATGCTGGCTTCGGCACCATGGGCCGCTTCGTTGAGACCGATTACTCGCGCCAGGTGGATATGGTGCATGTCCATGTGCTCGCCACGATGCGGCTGACCAAGGCCGTGCTGCCCGGCATGATGCAGCGCGGGCACGGGGGTATCATCAACGTCGCCTCAGTTGCCGGCTTCTGGCGGAGCGCCGGCAACGTGAGCTACTGCGCCACCAAGGGCTGGATGAACGATTTCACGGAAGGCGTGCGCCTGGAACTGGACGTGGCGGGCTCGGCCGTAAAGATCCAGGCCCTGTGTCCAGGCTTCACCTACACGGAGTTCCACGACACGGCAGGCATCAACCGGGCCGCGATTCCGAAGCTGCTGTGGATGCCCGCCGACTACGTCGTGGAGGAGTCGCTGAAGGGCCTGGAGTCCGGCAAGCTGTTCGTCATCCCGAACTGGAAATACCGGCTCGGCGCAGCCTTCGGTGAACTGCTGCCGTGGCCCTGGCGCCTCAAGCTGGAGCGCGCCAGCCCGCACAAACGCGACGTGCCGCGCTGA
- a CDS encoding magnesium transporter CorA family protein, with the protein MEAQALHLHTYFVFPFSVDKEAVMQDHQRVWARHDYWVEGLDDWIADHGQSAGSPVPGRLGKWQRDAFKRFDMDSFAYQDMVFFHPFVRRVFFDTGDSFSAECGETENMVHCYTIPLLHLGETGRQLVFEAEDARGRSASLRVSDLRLFMFSNGIGILTLGVEATHLPVADALWINEMMRKVYPSSGRQLREGRTPSRLTLKLEGGGETQVIVEETFARCVMKGYLPPLSRTITELLYFLNYSKQEFEPLLDERMIVYSYLSVDGNSVPPEFHMSEDYEILMSRLLFVDRWGDEYRYDADFTREALRKQVYRRWAHQGTLYGFTSYSNVTMVLGRFDCDEHQLKEGFLVHRMFMSRYYLTAIVALFYRATLLDFSERTALVSRALGRRFGSTKVTDEDTRNVAKLMAEFQLFSNYWHFSELANKDEEIEHFQMQCDAFRLGPMKSEVEQEIEKLNYSLDRIYQLRNTESINRLAMLSMILGGGAMVTGYFGMNFGQEFERIFFNPPGGGWVHILAIILVTLVTVGSVLFTIFLVISNWQDYRKILLPPRITKVESLRRTIGQDDED; encoded by the coding sequence ATGGAAGCGCAGGCTCTGCATCTTCATACCTACTTCGTGTTCCCGTTTTCGGTGGACAAGGAAGCGGTCATGCAGGATCACCAACGTGTCTGGGCCCGCCACGACTATTGGGTCGAAGGGCTCGACGACTGGATTGCCGACCACGGCCAGTCCGCCGGCAGTCCCGTGCCTGGCCGCCTGGGCAAATGGCAGCGCGACGCGTTCAAACGGTTCGATATGGACTCGTTCGCCTACCAGGACATGGTCTTCTTCCATCCCTTTGTACGGCGCGTCTTCTTCGATACCGGTGACAGCTTCAGCGCGGAGTGCGGTGAGACCGAGAACATGGTGCACTGCTACACCATCCCGCTGCTGCACCTGGGCGAAACGGGCCGCCAGCTTGTCTTTGAAGCGGAAGACGCGCGCGGCCGCAGTGCCTCCCTGCGTGTCTCGGACCTCCGCCTGTTCATGTTCTCCAACGGTATCGGGATCCTCACTCTCGGCGTCGAAGCCACCCATCTGCCCGTTGCCGACGCACTCTGGATCAACGAGATGATGCGCAAGGTCTACCCCTCCAGCGGCCGCCAGCTGCGGGAAGGCCGGACGCCCTCGCGCCTCACCCTGAAGCTGGAAGGCGGAGGCGAAACCCAGGTGATCGTCGAAGAGACGTTCGCCCGATGCGTGATGAAGGGTTACCTGCCCCCGCTTTCCCGCACCATAACCGAACTCCTCTACTTCCTCAACTACTCCAAACAGGAATTCGAGCCGCTGCTTGATGAGCGGATGATCGTTTACTCTTATCTTTCGGTAGATGGCAACTCCGTTCCGCCGGAGTTCCACATGAGTGAGGACTACGAAATCCTGATGTCGCGGCTGCTCTTCGTCGACCGCTGGGGCGACGAGTACCGCTACGACGCCGACTTCACCCGCGAGGCGCTTCGGAAACAGGTCTACCGCCGCTGGGCGCACCAGGGCACGCTTTACGGCTTCACCAGTTACTCCAACGTGACGATGGTCCTGGGCCGCTTCGATTGCGATGAACACCAGTTGAAGGAAGGCTTCCTGGTGCACCGCATGTTCATGTCGCGCTACTACCTGACGGCCATTGTGGCCCTCTTCTACCGCGCCACCCTGCTGGACTTCAGCGAACGCACCGCCCTCGTCTCCAGGGCGCTGGGGCGCCGCTTCGGCAGCACGAAGGTGACCGACGAGGATACGCGCAACGTCGCCAAGCTCATGGCGGAGTTCCAGCTCTTCTCCAACTACTGGCACTTCAGCGAGCTGGCGAACAAGGATGAAGAGATCGAGCACTTCCAGATGCAGTGCGACGCCTTCCGCCTGGGGCCGATGAAGTCGGAAGTGGAGCAGGAGATCGAGAAGCTCAACTACTCGCTCGACCGCATCTACCAGTTGCGCAATACCGAATCCATCAACCGCCTGGCCATGCTCAGTATGATCCTGGGCGGCGGCGCGATGGTCACCGGCTACTTCGGCATGAACTTCGGCCAGGAGTTCGAGCGGATCTTCTTCAATCCGCCCGGCGGCGGCTGGGTCCACATCCTGGCGATCATTCTGGTCACCCTCGTGACCGTCGGTTCAGTGCTGTTCACCATCTTCCTGGTCATCAGCAACTGGCAGGACTACCGCAAGATCCTGTTGCCACCGCGCATCACCAAGGTCGAGAGCCTGCGCCGCACTATCGGCCAGGACGACGAAGACTAG
- a CDS encoding carboxypeptidase-like regulatory domain-containing protein gives MFANRGPVLLSILLLFSLGAAAQTTTGTVNGRVTDTAAAFIPDTSVTLTNVRTGISQTTQTTEEGLFVFPLVQPGSYRMEVSKSGFKKFISQFELAVNQTVRIDPALEVGEVSSTVTVNEKAVLIESETSSLGQVISSRQVEELPLNGRNPFALASLSAGVVPLGSFGVGLNATRMAAQMAGANNFMANGGIAGSNEVLLDGVPITVCCQGQPAIIPSVEVTQEFKIQTNASTAEFGRTSGGILNLVTRSGSNAFHGGVYEFLRNDQLSAANWFTNRAGKVPIPGRDDYRTPLRYNQYGFTVGGPVEIPKVYSGKDKTFFFGGYEGTNVRQYGYVNSTVPTNLMRAGNFSEGTANIYDPATTQADPNNAGQFIRSPFPNNLIPAGRQNAITKNYNAYFPLQNAPGVVNNFNWVQSLATDDAQGTVRVDHNFNPANRLFARWSVTDDSYKNGDWENGISGWSQAIHANTFVLSYMKVLSPSLVMDLRYGLAIQRNLFLPDSVGEDVTKIGLPSSFAAQQTVHAIPLLNVSGLRSIGFDSLRNWSRYTHALSANMSWIHGAHTVKFGWDGRLLRDNELTLDGGAGNFSYAAGFANGPNPRAAVPAGQSTFGAYATFLLGLPSSGTIGYSDTWARQQFYHGFYIQDDWHVTRKLTLNLGLRYELETGFTERYNRQAWFDPGMATPLAQQTGLPLTGGVAFSGVGGQPRNLWQTDKNNFSPRVGLAYQITPKTVLRSGFGIFFLPTSQRGYGSGNPGFQVSTPFVSSIDGVTPVGTISNPFPTGTIPLAGSANGPLTLVGAGVSGLYFNSPMSYTQQWNFGIQQELPWKVLLNVAYAASESVKLPLNFNPNSLPLQYYGAAGDQTQVAYLTQLVKNPFSGIIQTGSLAAATVQRNALLRAFPQFTSVGQNYLAQATSSYNSLQVTLQKSLSHGLSLLSSYTWSKNLGIANNLTTGFLDVGTPGFQNDFNRAIEKSVLATDIPHRLVVSANYELPVGRGKAYGTSMSRWLDALAGGWQMNTVMSFNSGFPLNFSNAGAASFAGSRPSYTSSTVNPQTSGDIESRLGGVSGGTGYLNASAFRQPMSFEFGDVARLTDNIRSPAKSNIDVSLMKNFVVKEGIRLQLRAEAYNLPNHPVFNSPSTSVGSAGFGVITSQANSPRNVQVALRVIW, from the coding sequence ATGTTTGCCAACCGAGGACCAGTCCTCCTTTCGATTCTGCTGTTGTTCAGCCTGGGCGCCGCCGCCCAGACGACGACGGGCACCGTGAACGGCCGCGTGACCGACACCGCCGCGGCGTTCATTCCGGACACATCGGTGACGCTCACGAATGTGCGGACCGGAATCAGCCAGACCACCCAAACCACGGAGGAAGGGCTGTTTGTCTTTCCTCTCGTGCAGCCGGGCTCGTACCGGATGGAGGTATCGAAGTCAGGCTTCAAGAAGTTCATTTCGCAGTTTGAACTGGCGGTGAACCAGACGGTTCGTATCGATCCTGCGCTGGAGGTGGGCGAGGTCTCGTCAACCGTGACGGTCAATGAAAAGGCCGTCCTGATTGAGAGCGAGACTTCTTCGCTGGGCCAGGTGATCAGCAGCAGGCAGGTGGAGGAGTTGCCGCTGAACGGTCGCAATCCTTTCGCCCTGGCTTCACTGAGCGCGGGCGTGGTGCCCCTGGGCTCGTTCGGTGTCGGCCTGAATGCGACCCGCATGGCGGCGCAAATGGCGGGCGCGAACAACTTTATGGCAAACGGCGGCATTGCAGGTAGCAACGAAGTGCTGCTGGACGGCGTACCGATTACAGTCTGCTGCCAGGGCCAGCCGGCGATTATCCCGTCGGTGGAGGTGACGCAGGAGTTCAAGATCCAGACGAATGCCTCGACTGCTGAATTCGGGCGGACCAGCGGCGGGATCCTGAACCTGGTCACACGGTCCGGCAGCAATGCCTTCCATGGCGGAGTGTATGAGTTCCTGCGCAACGACCAACTGAGCGCCGCGAACTGGTTCACGAACCGGGCCGGGAAGGTGCCGATTCCCGGTCGAGACGACTACCGCACTCCGCTGCGCTACAACCAGTATGGCTTCACGGTGGGCGGGCCGGTGGAGATCCCCAAAGTCTATTCCGGAAAGGACAAGACGTTCTTTTTCGGCGGGTATGAAGGGACGAATGTACGTCAGTACGGCTATGTGAACTCCACAGTGCCGACGAACCTGATGCGAGCGGGCAACTTCAGCGAAGGTACGGCCAACATCTATGACCCGGCCACGACGCAGGCGGATCCGAACAACGCCGGGCAGTTCATCCGGTCTCCGTTCCCGAACAATCTGATTCCGGCAGGGCGGCAGAACGCAATCACGAAGAACTACAACGCCTACTTCCCGCTGCAGAATGCCCCGGGTGTGGTGAACAACTTCAACTGGGTGCAGTCGCTGGCGACCGACGATGCGCAGGGCACTGTGCGTGTCGACCACAACTTCAATCCGGCGAACCGGCTGTTCGCGCGCTGGAGCGTGACCGACGACAGCTATAAGAACGGCGACTGGGAGAACGGAATCTCGGGGTGGTCGCAGGCCATCCACGCGAATACGTTTGTGCTGAGCTATATGAAGGTGCTGAGCCCGTCGCTGGTGATGGATCTGCGGTACGGGCTGGCGATCCAGCGGAATCTGTTCCTGCCGGACTCGGTGGGTGAGGATGTGACGAAGATTGGACTCCCGTCCTCGTTCGCGGCGCAGCAGACGGTGCATGCGATTCCACTGCTGAATGTGTCCGGGTTGCGCAGTATCGGGTTTGACAGCCTTCGCAACTGGTCGCGCTATACCCACGCTCTATCCGCCAACATGAGCTGGATCCATGGGGCGCATACGGTGAAGTTCGGCTGGGACGGGCGGCTGCTGCGCGACAACGAGCTGACGCTGGACGGCGGTGCGGGCAACTTCTCGTATGCGGCCGGTTTCGCGAATGGTCCGAATCCACGGGCTGCTGTGCCGGCCGGCCAGTCGACTTTTGGGGCCTATGCGACGTTCCTGCTGGGGCTGCCCTCCAGCGGCACGATCGGCTACAGCGACACGTGGGCGCGGCAGCAGTTCTATCACGGGTTCTACATCCAGGACGACTGGCATGTGACCCGCAAGCTGACATTGAACCTCGGGTTGCGGTATGAGCTGGAGACCGGGTTTACTGAGCGGTACAACCGGCAGGCGTGGTTCGATCCCGGCATGGCGACGCCTCTGGCGCAGCAGACCGGGTTGCCGCTAACAGGTGGCGTGGCGTTCAGCGGGGTGGGCGGGCAGCCGCGCAATCTGTGGCAGACGGACAAGAACAACTTCTCGCCGCGCGTCGGGCTGGCCTACCAGATCACTCCGAAAACGGTTTTGCGCAGCGGCTTCGGGATCTTCTTCCTCCCGACGTCGCAGCGCGGGTATGGGAGCGGGAATCCGGGCTTCCAGGTGTCGACACCTTTTGTCAGCTCGATCGATGGTGTGACTCCGGTGGGTACAATTAGCAACCCATTCCCTACGGGCACGATTCCGCTGGCGGGTTCGGCCAACGGTCCGCTGACGCTGGTGGGCGCGGGCGTGAGCGGGCTCTACTTCAACAGCCCGATGTCGTATACGCAGCAATGGAACTTCGGCATCCAGCAGGAACTGCCGTGGAAGGTGCTGTTGAACGTGGCGTATGCGGCCAGCGAGAGCGTCAAGCTGCCGCTGAACTTCAATCCGAACTCCCTGCCCCTTCAGTATTACGGCGCGGCCGGCGACCAGACGCAGGTAGCGTATCTCACGCAACTGGTCAAGAATCCGTTCTCCGGCATCATCCAAACCGGCAGTTTGGCGGCCGCGACGGTGCAGCGGAATGCCCTGCTGCGGGCGTTCCCGCAGTTCACGAGTGTCGGACAGAACTACCTGGCGCAGGCGACCTCCAGCTATAACTCGCTGCAGGTGACGCTGCAGAAGAGCTTGAGCCATGGGCTTTCCCTGCTGTCGTCCTACACCTGGTCGAAGAACCTGGGCATTGCGAACAACCTGACTACGGGCTTCCTGGATGTCGGCACGCCCGGCTTCCAGAATGACTTCAACCGGGCGATCGAGAAGTCGGTACTGGCGACCGACATTCCGCATCGCCTGGTGGTGAGCGCGAACTACGAGCTGCCGGTGGGCCGGGGTAAGGCATATGGGACGAGCATGAGCCGGTGGCTGGATGCCCTGGCCGGCGGCTGGCAGATGAACACGGTGATGTCGTTCAACAGCGGTTTCCCATTAAACTTCTCCAACGCCGGAGCGGCTTCGTTTGCGGGATCGCGGCCGAGTTACACGTCGTCAACAGTGAATCCCCAGACCAGCGGCGACATCGAAAGCCGGCTGGGCGGCGTGTCGGGCGGCACGGGCTATCTGAACGCGTCGGCCTTCCGGCAGCCCATGTCGTTCGAGTTCGGCGATGTGGCCCGGTTGACGGACAACATCCGCAGTCCGGCGAAGAGCAACATCGACGTCTCGTTGATGAAGAACTTCGTGGTGAAGGAAGGGATCCGGCTGCAGTTGAGGGCTGAGGCGTATAATCTGCCCAACCATCCGGTGTTCAATTCGCCCAGTACATCTGTGGGCAGCGCCGGGTTCGGGGTGATCACCAGCCAGGCGAACTCCCCGCGGAATGTGCAGGTGGCGTTACGAGTGATCTGGTAG